The window tacgcatactctcatcttgtttgtcggttggcatgagcgcatattaccttattgtcttggcgatgtgcgctcatgccattcgggtgttttgttgtcttgtgagagcatgtgacTTTGTTTcgtttctgtatcgccgcatgtctctctgtcttacgtcataccctgcctccttgtttgcccattattagttcatttgttacacCTGCCCTGCATTAACatgtttgatttccttccctatATTAGTCTCCtaatgtgtgctgtccagtgccattTCGTCTTGTGTGTCTGTTGGTTCATATTCTTGTTATTCTCTGTTCCAGTTTCCAGTCCGGACAGTCCTGTTATTCCCCgttaccctctgccccagcctgggtACCTTTTTCCTCTACGGGGTAGTTTATGATTGTTTTCCCCCCTTGTGgaagtttgtttgatttttgcccTTTTGTTTGTATGAATAAATTCCTTAATTTTGAACTCTGCCTTTGGGTCCTGAGCCCATCATTCTCTGCAATCCGTGACATTACGAGCTGGTCAAGATGGACCCAGTGTAGAATTTTTTTTGACTGGTTCTCCTGCTTGCTAGCGTGCAGAGCACGCCAAGAGGATACGTGGGGAAAGGCAGGAGGACAAGTCCGTGTGGGAACATGCCCTAGAATTTTTATCATTGTCTTCGGGTCTGGGATAAAATCAGACCTGCCTAATTGATCTTTTTGGGCAGGTCTGTATGAACCTATTAGATCCTGTGTCCCAGAATGGGGTGAGGATGAGTACTTTCTCAAGGCAGTCAGAAAAGCCCTTAAATGGACCATGGAGATCGCTCCCCCTTCCCTGCCAGTTTTCATGGCCACAGTGGTCATTACCCACTCTCTGCTGgcactcacagccatggaggctggtccccagtcgctgccagcattcATGGCCATGGTGGCCATTCCCATCACTGTCAGTGTCCACAGCCACATCTCTCCTGCTGCAGCCAgtgctcacgcctgccacggtcactgagccagtgcccatgcctgccacggtcaacgagccagtgcccacatgtgccacggtcaacgagccagcacctgAGCCTTCAATGGCTCCGCCCCTGagacttccacggctccgccccctgagctgCTCCCTACTGAACCCTGTCCAGTGTCTGCCCTGAGGCTGCCTCACAGGCCGCCGGACcctgcctctgccctgaggcctcctcccaggctgccgGACCCCACACCTTTCCTTAAAATCCCTCActggtttccctccctttctgttgtttttttctgttctgttagTGCTCGTTTTGTTTGTCTTGTCTATTGTTAGATGCTCCCGTTTTGGGACCCAGGAGGCATCCCTTTGGGGGGGTGTAAtatcatggtcctgtcactctgggtTTTTGTAtaacaggaccgtgacatcatcatcccatgtctgtcttgtgtttcgtgtgctgtctttgtgtgagtgcaaggGTCCGGTTGTTATTTACCGCCGTGCGCTCTtcagtcttgtttcatgtccggagcatggtgtctggatcctaactacctgtctggttcagtttcggtctgtgtcgggatccggacactcatgctccatgttctgtctgtctttgtttgagCGCACAGCTTCGGATTTGTATTTCTCtgctgtgcgctcttcggtctgtcttgtttcatgtccggagcatgatGTTTGGATTCTGACCCTtttgtctggttcagtttcggttTTGGTGTCAGGATCCGGACTCACGTTCCGTGTCTTGTCTTGTATTGgtgtgagtgcattgcgcttatcatcttggcagcatgcactcacatCGGTAATTTATGTCTGTCTCTAGTGGTGGCGAAAGCACGTTTCGCTCGCTTTGCGCTGCGCCCGGGTTGCAAgatgtcttcacgttgtgctgatgtttggtcacttcggtctgaggtttcAGGTTTTTGTGTGGCCaaactcttgcacaggtgtcccgtcttgtttttgttgcctgttgcaTGCATTGCGTGGCATTTGCATCACGATTtatgctcaggttttgtttagtgtgtgaatgtgtggcaTCGCTTTatttggcgttgctacgcataCTCTCGTCTGGTTTGTTGGTTGGCACGAGCGTATACTGCCTTATTGTCTTGTGCGCTaatgccattcaggtgttttgttgtcttgtgagagcacgtgccTTTGTTTAGTTTCAGTATCaccgcgtgtctctctgtcttacgtcataccccgcctccttgtttgcccattattagttcatttgttacacctgccctgcattaacctgtttgatttccttcctattttagtctcctcgtgtgtgctgtccagtgccattTCGTCTTGTGTGCTTATGTTTCCAGTCGGTCTGTTGGTCGGTGTGTTGGGTCGTGTACTTGTTATTCCCTGTTCCCGTTTCCAGTCCGGTCAGTCCTGATATTCCCCgttaccctctgccccagcctggataccTTTTTCACCTACGgggtagtttgtttgtttttcccccttgtgggagttttgtaTGAATAAATTCCTTAATTtttaactctgcgtttgggtcctgagcctctgtcATTCTCTGCAATCCATGACAATGTGTGAAATGTAATAAATTGTGACAGATTTATATTATTAGtgtttaataacatttattttatcattattatgttacacccagtgttgggtaagctacttaaaaatagtaatccactacaaattactaattctctctctaaaattgtaattagattagtAATAACTTAATTCAAAAAGAAATCACATTActaatattttacttttaagttacattctaaaacacttttctgctcaaaaaattctaaataatgtcaatatttcttCATTGTTCATTGTCACAAGTTATACAcccagcacctcacatttctccttcacaatgactcgttacagggccataattaatgtattctacataaataatatattagaaataaccctataatgtacttaaaagtaattaaattaattgaaagtcagtaactgtaatgcattacacaattttttttggacaaaaagcaaaacataaataaataaataaaagattacagtaactaattactttgtaattggattacgcCCAACCCTGGTTACACCTATATCTAATACAAACAAGAGTATTGTTGTACTGAAGTTTTCATCAATGTCTTCATTTATAAAGTGATTGTtgtgcagaaaaaaataagactattgttgtgttttagataaTGTTGTGGGGATCTTTACATATGAtacaaaagtgcaatggaatgtttaaaaattaattgttctattttcatttgattaaagtttggattAATTTAAtaagacacaattttgatgatgaaattgaaaaaaactttaaaacatggaattcagaaagaaataaaactgatttcatagggtTGAAGCAATGCTTACTTAATTGAGAAATGTTTAAAGGAAAAatgctattgttttaatttattatttaaattgacattttaaatttaaaaaggcTAAAAAAGTGTGTTCAATAGTATATTACCTAACTTTTCTGATGTATCGAAATTGGTTtcgaaattttactggtatcggtTCCGACTTCTGAAATTTTGATATCGCGACAACacttgtatatattatatatgctgTATGTCTCCTTTATCAACATCATGTAATAAAAGATCAATCATCTGTCATACAGTATGCAATATTAGGTAAGGTATGCTTAAAGGAAAagtatacccaaaaatgaaaattctgtcatttttttactTGCCACATTAGATTTGTGCTCAATTTACAATTATCTGATTTGAGAATAATGATTCAAATtatggtctgttcatcatacacaGGGATCATATGCCTTACAAAGACTTataatatgatgcacaagtcacagactattttgggtgctttattaagcattaaagtATGTCTCTATGTACTGAATTCAGTCATTGAGACATTTATTAAGTTATTTCcttttctgttctgtttctgcataagaaaggaagtaatatgagtttggaatgacatggaggttttggagtgaactattcttttaaagataTACAGATGCAATGCATCACCTTTAAAGTGACTACTACATATATACAACAACCCTCTTGGAATGATAtaccacagaaaaacaaaaagcttaCATGTCTGCAGGCACTCCCACAACATCTTCCTCTTTTCCTATGGGCAAACTCAGTGAACACCTTGTAGCCTGTTGTCGGGTCAATGTATGTTCTTTCCTGATTCTGCGGAAAGGATAATtgtaaacaatgaaagaaaacctCTAAATTTACTTTACATTGACAATTATCAGtaaaagtttacattcactttaccCATTGAAAAAGTAATACAAGTTTTGAGCATTAATGGAAATACATTGGCAAACACAATAGGAAGGCCTTTCAGGAATTTGTAAGCATCATTTCGAGAGAGGCGAGCACTGGCTTCATCTCTGACAGCCTCCAACGGCAAAAGGGCCTGAGGCACTTCAGTGGCATGCCATTTCAGATGCCATCCTTTGGCTCCATAGTGAAGTTGGCACTGTTTGTGCATCCAGTGCTCTGTGCATTCCTCAAGTCCACCGGTCTTCCATAACTTCCTCTCTAAAATCAAATTGCATTGCTCCTGACAGCAAAAAGAAACTTTGAAAAAATGACCCAGTCTTCCAGATACAGGGGAAGAAGCATTTTACTAGGGTGCAGTATGCTCTTTTTTTAGTTGCCTAAGAGGAAAGTCTATGGGAAATGTCCTTAGAAGAGTTCAGGGgtcttttaaaatacttttattttttacaagcACACATGGCATCTTTCATGTCAACAATGCCTGGTAGTCTTCTCCACGGTCACTGACTCAAAGCTCTGGTGTATCTACACGATCCCCTTTAAGTGTGACACCATACGAAGACAAGTGCAAATAATCGTGTTTAAATTTGCTCTTACCTTGCATGCTTCTCGGTGGAGTTTGTGAATTAAACTATCATTTTCTGAAAACGTGCGCGTGTCATATATCATATTTGTGTTTTTAGCACGAGAGTTTGAATCTGATTCGCTCTCACTTGCGGTCTGTTGTGAACACGGCGTTCTCGCGTTACAAAcctcatttgacattattatattCCCTCGAAGTTTAAAACGTGATACTCTAAAAAGTCTACTTAAACCAAGCAGCAGCAACATTACCGTTGCTAAAGAAAAGTAAACTAAAAACTTTGCGACAGCCGAGCTTCTGACACCACGTAAACTTTGTGATAATCAGTACATCTGCGATCAGTACAACATGTAATCGTTTCAGGTTATTTAAGTATTGAGGTCAATATCTGCGACTCTCTGTTTCCTCTTCGAACTGTGCTGTGGCAGTATGGCGTGTACAACTTTTAACATGCATTCTGGCGCCGCCTGTGTTAGACTTTAAAATTGCAGAAGGAGAACAAAGTTAACTGCtcaatgtgcattatgtgtaaatatGCTAATTTGAAGATATCAATAATGGTCGAATCATCAGGACCATTTTAAAGAGATTATTCTAAAAGTAAAAAGAGTTATTTCCCATGTGTAAACATATTGCTGTTTTATTACAGCACAGTACTCCTGTCCTTGGTAATGTGGGTGTATACTGTACTTCTCATTCGGCTTTGCAGAACCTCTGAGAGGACAAAGAAATCTACAACAAGAacattctgggtttaatacaagttaagctcagatgacatgcatttgtggcataatgttgattaccacaaaaaaatgtttCGACTTGTCACTCCTTTTCTACAAATAAAGCACAAATTTaagctacagtgaggcacttacaatagaagtgaatggggccaatttttggagggtttaaagacagaaatgtgaaacttatcatTTTAGAAACACACTTATGGTAATTcttgttaaaacttgtttattatttgagctgtaaagttttttaaattgtcatCTTTGCAGGATCACTGAAAAAAGGGAAAAGGAACACTAtagaaaatactaaaccagtacactttaactcaatacatttatgtttgagatgagagcATAATTATATTGCGTACAGtcaagtgatattcaacacagtcattaaAATGTG of the Myxocyprinus asiaticus isolate MX2 ecotype Aquarium Trade chromosome 49, UBuf_Myxa_2, whole genome shotgun sequence genome contains:
- the c49h1orf53 gene encoding uncharacterized protein C1orf53 homolog isoform X1 translates to MLLLLGLSRLFRVSRFKLRGNIIMSNEVCNARTPCSQQTASESESDSNSRAKNTNMIYDTRTFSENDSLIHKLHREACKNQERTYIDPTTGYKVFTEFAHRKRGRCCGSACRHCPYGQVNVEDPAKKKTFNSLFYV
- the c49h1orf53 gene encoding uncharacterized protein C1orf53 homolog isoform X2 — encoded protein: MHKQCQLHYGAKGWHLKWHATEVPQALLPLEAVRDEASARLSRNDAYKFLKGLPIVFANNQERTYIDPTTGYKVFTEFAHRKRGRCCGSACRHCPYGQVNVEDPAKKKTFNSLFYV